The sequence below is a genomic window from Halosolutus gelatinilyticus.
CGTTCGCCGCGACGCTCCCCGAGACGATCAGGCCGATCGGCTCCATTTCGTCCGGGCCGACCCGCGTTCCGAGGTCGGACGATCCGCCGATCGTCGCCGCGCGATCGGTGTCCTCGATCTCGGCGGGATCGAGTCGCAGGAAGCACTTCTCGTCGCGCAGTCGCGGCACGGCCATGTACACGGTCTTTCCCTGGCACAGCGCCGCCCGGCGGACCGGGAGCTGCGGCGCGTCCGGATTGGACTTGATCGCGTCCGCCCGCCGCCAGGCGTCCGTCTCTACGAGTCGATCGGCGGCGTCGTCCGCTCCCGCGAAGTTGGGAATCCGGCCGTGGGGCGGGTACGGAAAGCGGGCTGCGCCCCGCTCTTCCAGTTCGTCCCAGACGCGTTCTCGGCGGTCCTGTTTACCCATACCTCACCCGTGTGCGGCCGGCCCCGTATATCCGCACGGTCTCCGGAACGCGGACGTCCGAGTCCCGACCGACGCAGACGCGGACGCGATCGTCAGGCGCCGTCGTCTCCGCCTCGATCTCCGTCGGCCTCTTCCTCGGCGGTCTCGTCTTCGCGCGCGAGGTCGACGATCGCGGCACCTTCGGGAAGGATGATCTCGTCGATCGCGAGCGCGACCGCGTCGGGGTGGCCGGGGAGACAGAACACCGGCACCGAATCCGAGATTCCCGCGAGGGTTCGCGCCGCGACGATGCGCGTGCCGACCTGTTCGTACCCGAGCATCGTGAACACCTCGTCGAACGCCGTCAGTTTTTTCTCGAGCAGCGGTTCGACCGCCTCGAGCGTGACGTCGTCGGGTTCGACGCTCGTCGCGCCGGCCGTGAGAACGAGATCGACGTCGTTCCGCTCGATCATCCGTTCGACGATCGACTGCACCTTGTCGTACCCGCACCCGACGTGGTCGCGGAGAGCGATCTCGTGGCCCGCGCGCTCGAGGCGTTCGACGACGGCTTCGCCGGCCTCGTCCGACTCGAGATCCCGCTCGTCGGCGATCGTGACGACGCCGGCACAGAGCGCCTCGCTCGCACCGGCCGCCGCATCGGTCCCGTTCGTCTCGTGTTCGGTCATATCCGTCGTTCGACGGCCGGCGAGTAAAACGGTCGGCCTCGAGTCCCGTCCCGCCCCGGCGTCCCCGCGGTTCCGCCTTGCCAATCGTTATGATCGACCCTGTCAAATCCCCGTCCATGGACGCGGTCAAGATCACGGAACACGGCGACACGGACGTCATCGAGTACGGCGAGCACCCCGACCCCGATGTCGATCGGGACGAGGTGCTGGTCGACGTCAAAGCGGCGGCGCTCAACCACCTCGACATCTGGGTCCGCCGCGGACTGCCGACGCTCGACCTCGAGATGCCCCACGTCCCGGGCAGCGACGCGGCGGGGATCGTCGCGGAAACGGGTCCCGACGTCACTCGGTTCGAGGAGGGCGATCGGGTCGCGCTCGCCGCCGGCGTGAACTGCGGTCACTGCGAGTTCTGCCGATCGGGCGATCCGACGCTCTGTCGGCGCTTTCATATCATCGGCGAGCACGTCCCGGGCGTCCACGCCGAGTACGCCGCGATCCCCGAGGAGAACCTGATCCCGGTTCCCGAGGACGTCGACTGGACCACCGCCGGTTCGGCCTGCCTGGTGTTCCAGACCGCCTGGCGGATGCTGATCGATCGGGCCGACATCGACCCCGGCGAGAAGGTGCTCGTGCTGGGTGCGAGCGGCGGCGTCGGCCACGCCGCGCTCCAGATCGCCGACTACGCGGGCGCGGAGGTGTACGCGACCGGCAGCAGTCAGGAGAAACTCGACTACGCCCGCGAGCACGGCGCGGACCACGTCGTCGACTACGAGGCGGAGAACTTCGCGAGCTGGGTCCGCGAGCAGACGGGCGGGCGCGGCGTCGACGTCGTCGTCGACTACATCGGCGCGGCGACCTGGCGCGACTCGATCAAGAGCCTCGCGAAGAACGGCCGGCTGGTCACCTGCGGCGGAACGACCGGCGGCAACCCCGAGACCGACATCCCGCGGATCTTCTGGAACCAGCTCCACGTCATCGGATCGACGATGGGAACGCCCGGTCAGGTCGACGAGGTCATGGACCTCGTCTGGGACGGCACGTTCGAGCCCGCGATCCGCGAAGTGTTGCCGATGAGCGAGACGCCCCGGGCCCACGAGATCATCGAGAACCGCGAGGGCTTCGGAAAGGTCGTCGTCCGGCCGGATAGCGAGCTGTAGGCGCCACCGATCGCACGCATCGCGCTTCGCGCCGGAGATCCGCGATCGAATCCGATCGCGGCCAGTTCCGCAATCGTGACTGCTTTGTCTGCGCGCGCGCAACGATCGCTCGTGACTTCGAGCGACGACGGCGGCTACGTCCACGATCCATCCGCGTTCGACGAGAACGACGCGCGACGCGAGTCCGCGGACGATTCGCTGGCGGACTCGTCGAGCGATGACTGGGTCGACGACCCTGCCCACCCGGACGCTGCCGATCGGGAGTTCGACTGGCGCGGCTGGGTGCTGGTCGGCGTGATCTTCTTCGCCTTCGTCGTCGCGCCCGCGACGATCATCCTGCTGCCGCCGAGCGCCGAGGGCTACCGCTTCGCGCTGCTGATCGTGCCGCTGGCTCCCGCACTCTTGCTGGCGGTGACGGCCATCTGGGCGACGACGCGTCCGTAAAAAGGCGGGGAACTCGTACTCAGCTCGCGGGCTCGAGGAGCTCCTCGAGTCGCGAGAGGACTGACGATCCGTGGACGACGTCCTCCGAGGGAGTTTCGTCCCGGTTGACGTACGCCGTCAATTCGTCGTAGAGGTGTCGTGCCTGAGCGCCGGTGAGCGTTTTCTCACCGGCTTCG
It includes:
- a CDS encoding 5-formyltetrahydrofolate cyclo-ligase; the encoded protein is MGKQDRRERVWDELEERGAARFPYPPHGRIPNFAGADDAADRLVETDAWRRADAIKSNPDAPQLPVRRAALCQGKTVYMAVPRLRDEKCFLRLDPAEIEDTDRAATIGGSSDLGTRVGPDEMEPIGLIVSGSVAANDRGERIGKGEGYSDLEFAILREFGLVDDETTTVTTVHEIQVVDEAFPTAHHDVPMDLIVTPDRTIRTDAGEPRPIGIAWDELDDDRIEEIPILDRLRSQ
- a CDS encoding MogA/MoaB family molybdenum cofactor biosynthesis protein, whose amino-acid sequence is MTEHETNGTDAAAGASEALCAGVVTIADERDLESDEAGEAVVERLERAGHEIALRDHVGCGYDKVQSIVERMIERNDVDLVLTAGATSVEPDDVTLEAVEPLLEKKLTAFDEVFTMLGYEQVGTRIVAARTLAGISDSVPVFCLPGHPDAVALAIDEIILPEGAAIVDLAREDETAEEEADGDRGGDDGA
- a CDS encoding zinc-binding dehydrogenase, which produces MDAVKITEHGDTDVIEYGEHPDPDVDRDEVLVDVKAAALNHLDIWVRRGLPTLDLEMPHVPGSDAAGIVAETGPDVTRFEEGDRVALAAGVNCGHCEFCRSGDPTLCRRFHIIGEHVPGVHAEYAAIPEENLIPVPEDVDWTTAGSACLVFQTAWRMLIDRADIDPGEKVLVLGASGGVGHAALQIADYAGAEVYATGSSQEKLDYAREHGADHVVDYEAENFASWVREQTGGRGVDVVVDYIGAATWRDSIKSLAKNGRLVTCGGTTGGNPETDIPRIFWNQLHVIGSTMGTPGQVDEVMDLVWDGTFEPAIREVLPMSETPRAHEIIENREGFGKVVVRPDSEL